In the Ignavibacteria bacterium genome, ACATTCAGAAGCCGATTCAAATCAGATTGGAGAACAAACACATTCATTTCATCGAAAGTTGAAGACTCCGTACTAAAAATTCCGGAAATACGAAATGAAGCATAGACAATTGAAGCATCCAGACCTTGAAAACTGCAAACGAGTTTTGAATTCATTTTTAATTTGAGTTTGTCCGCAAGTTTTTTTCCAATCACGATTTGATTTCGTATGTCTTTTTCGAAATAACTTCCTTCAATAATTTTCTTGTAATTATCAGTTATCTTTTTTTCATTTGCTGGATCAATTCCCAAAATTTTTATTCCACGGGAAGATGTGGGCGAAGAAGCCATACCTTCAATAACAGTTCTTGCTGAATAATTTTCTATTTCACCTAAACTTGAAATAGCATTAAACACAGTTTGAGGATTTTCGATAAAGTTATTGATTTGTTTCTCCGTCGTAAATCCATCTTGATGTATTTGCAAGTGAGAAAGATCGCGGTTTATCGCTGCATCAATTGCTGTTTCCCACATTCCAATCATGATTGCCGTAGCGAATAATCCGCCCCACAATCCAAGAGCAGTTGCTGCAATAATTATAAAGCTTCGTTTTTTATTCCGCCAAATATTTTTCCATGCGAGCAAGATTATCATTTTATTTTCTCATTGCTCTTACTGGTTCAAGCTTTCGAATTACTGTGACAGGATAAATTGCTGTAAACAATGCAATAAAAAATACTACTGAAGCCTGCGCAAAAAATATTCCTGGTTTGACGCTGAACGGTAATATCGGTTCAAATCCAAATGCCAAAATTGCTTCTGCCATTTCACCTGATAAATAAATTGGGTTGACATGAAAATAATATAGCAGGGGGATTG is a window encoding:
- a CDS encoding ABC transporter permease encodes the protein MIILLAWKNIWRNKKRSFIIIAATALGLWGGLFATAIMIGMWETAIDAAINRDLSHLQIHQDGFTTEKQINNFIENPQTVFNAISSLGEIENYSARTVIEGMASSPTSSRGIKILGIDPANEKKITDNYKKIIEGSYFEKDIRNQIVIGKKLADKLKLKMNSKLVCSFQGLDASIVYASFRISGIFSTESSTFDEMNVFVLQSDLNRLLNVKSLIHEIAIRTKSSLVVDTIKSQLKLKLPILAVDSWKDLAPEFRLTQETLYIQMYFFVGIILFALLFGIMNTMLMSVLERVREFGMLMAVGMKRIRVFLLILFETIMLSLVGGMIGVLLAAATTEYFAIIGINLSAFTEGLAIYGVSPMLYPDLPLNVYFVLSIMIVSTSIIAAIYPSYKAIRLQPAVAIRTF